The Heteronotia binoei isolate CCM8104 ecotype False Entrance Well chromosome 19, APGP_CSIRO_Hbin_v1, whole genome shotgun sequence genome contains the following window.
gcacccctgAGGGCATCGCACCACATGGGCGATGGATCTGCACAAAGGCCAGAGTTACGAGAAGCAAGCTGCAAAAAGAAAAGCCagcagatagcccaggcaagcccgatctcgtcggatcttggaaactaagcagggagcGACTccggatgggagacttccttgaaataccaggagtcgtgaggacaggggcaggctctattcagccgcCTCTCTGAAGATCCTCCAGGGCCCTATGAGAATtagtgacttccaggtgcagacacacacatgcacaaatacaaaaatataaagaaaaaggaaagccagcacagcaaacagctgTGAGCAGTTTTTTGCCCGTTTGTGCCTCTTCTCTCCAAAATGCCTGGAACGTGCCATCAAATTCAACAGCTAACAGCAGGGGTCTCCGACCTTTCGGAGCCTGTGGGGACTGCTGACACACAGTGGTGGgcagaaccacaaaatggccaccatgggaGGCTAAAGAAGCCCGCATGCGGGGGACAAGAGGTGTTACTTTCAGCcctccaacagccaatcagaagcccttctGGCAGGAGCCCCACCTCCTTTCTAAAGACACTTGGTAGGTGCTAGGAAAGGTGTCGGAGGTGACAGTGAAAACAATCACTCAACACAAACCACGAGAGACGTACTTTTCATGGATTTTCAGCACACGGTGCACAATCGGGATCTCCCGACCTTCTATCCTGAAGACCACGATTTCACCCACTCTGATTGGCTCTTCGATGCGGTTGGTTAAGAAGAGGAGGTCTCCTCTGTGAAAGGCAGGCTCCATGCTGCCACTGAACGACAAAAACAAAGGACAGTAAAAAGATGGGAAGGagagccctgccagatcagaccagtggtctacctAGTCCAGCTCCCTGTCTCaaagagtggccaaccagttcctctggagggtcaacaacagggcatagaggccgaggccttcataagcatatcagaagagccctcctggatcagaccagtggtccatctagtccagcatcctgtctcacacagtggccagccagttcctctggagggccataacagagcatagaggctgaggccttcataagaacatctgaagagccctgctggatcagaccagtggtccatctagtccagcatcctgtctcagaggccagcctgttcctctggagggccaacaacagagcatagaggctgagacattcataagaacttcagaagagccctgctggatcagaccagtagtccacctAGTTCAACCTTCTGTCTCatccagtggccagccagatccTCCACAGTGGGGcaccaagaccttcccctgatgttcccTCCTGGTGATCACAGACTAGTTTTCTCTGCTTGCTGGGCTTTCTAGGGCTAATCAAGGGCCAATGGGAATAATAAAGCTTAGTAGTTGTACAGCACTTTCTGTATTCAAAGCACATTACTCATGTAACCCTTACTAGCGACCTGGTAAGGTAGGCCAGTATTTCCCCCATATTACAGATGAAGAACCTGAGAGCAAGCAGCTTGTATGGAACCAcctagcgaggctgtggcaaaggaGAAACTCGAACAGGGACCTTCCAAACCAGGGCTCATTTTCTTTGTTGCTTTCTTACGCTAGCACCCATCTGCAAATGTTTCCACAAGTATAAATTACATCTAGAATCAACTAgcttgttgtagtggttaagagtggcagactctaacctggagagccaggttcgattctgcactcctccacatgaagccagccgggtgaccttgggccagtcatagtgttctcagaggtctcttggccCCCAAAACGAGTCTAGCTCGCCATCTAGTGGTGCATGATGCTAAAAGAGCCAGAACTTtcggctgccagacaatcttaggatctcctggctatactacacacaacgCCATACGATACCTATTATTATATCTGTAATCTTCAGAGGGGAGCTCTGTTGGGGTGCAGTAGAACAGttcgatttgagtccagtagcaccttcatcTTGTTGGACTTCCAGGTGCTACTTGAACTCGGATCCAGCTGGGATCTTCCGTTGCCTAAGCGCTGTGCTACAGATGGTTCCTGCCATTAACTCTGTCACCAGCCTTCCTAGGAGCTGCCGAGCCTCATTATCCGATGCTTGTGAATCCTTAACCTTTACAATTTCAGAGCGACTCAATCCAGCACAGGGAGAGGAGGTGAACTTTTAAGCGCTGCACCCGTGCGGGGAGCCTGGAGCTTCCAGGTGAGCTTGACATTCAAACAGAgatggagaaaggcagagagatAAGCCTCTTGGCCTCCTGTCCACAGTGCAGGCAGCAGATGCGTGTTGCTGAGACACCAGGGACACAAGAACCGCCCGGTAACAAAAGCCCTGACAGGGAAGACGTCCTGCCACGATCTGCCTCTCAACTTCAGCAGCACAGAACCTCTCGAGTTGACAACGGTGCCTTTTCAAGAAGCTGGAGGGGGGGCTCTTTTTTTCAAGAAGCAATAAAGAAAATGACCTTCCTAAGGGGACTATGTGCATAGGAAACAGCGCCATGGGAGCTCCTTcctcatagaaaaagcccagcaggagctcatttgcatatcaggccacacccccaaccaccaatgtttcacacagggtttttttgtagaaaaaaccccagcagtctcttgccttgaaaacccatggGGTCACGATAAATTAGCTGTGGCTTGGCAGCACTTTCTATCACCTCTGTCACCTGCAAGACCTATCATGGAGATGACCGGCCTCCCGTACCAGAAGGGCTGATTTGAAATTTTGACTCCCTACAGCCCCTGTAGCCCTGTGTTTGTGCTCCTGAATGTTCCAGACGTCACGATAGCTgagccacctcccctccccacaaaggcCCCACATCTGGTTCAACCTCCAGCATCGTTTACCTCAGCACGACCACAATGGGGCTCTCGCTGCCGGTCACCACCATCAGCCCCTTCCAGATCATCAGCGCTGAGGAAACGATCATCCCAAAGTTCAGCACCTGGTAATACAgctggggggaaagaggagggtccggggatgaggagggggttgCTGGGAAAACACAACAGGCGTCttcttctcacacacacacactatctctctctctctcacacacaatcacatactatctctctctcacaatctctctctctctcacacacacatgcaatctCTCATACACAATCTTTCACACACACAATctccctctttcacacacacatactattTATCTCACTCTCACACACAATCTCTCTTACACATacactcactatctctctctcacacacagtctctctcacacatacactcactatctcacacacaaacacaatctctctcacacagtctctctctctcacacacacagtctctctcacacatacactcactatctctctcacacaatctctctctcacacacagtctctctcacacatacactcactatctcacacacaaacacaatctctctcacacacacagtctctctcacacatacactcactatttctctcacacacacaatctctctctcacacacagtctctctcacacatacactcactatctcacacacaaacacaatctctctcacacacacagtctctctcacacatacactcactatctcacacacaaacacaatctctctcacacacacagtctctctcacacacaaactcacagtctctctctctcacacacatacacacactctctcacacacaaacgcCAGTGCCTTCCCTCAGGCACAAATGCCACCTCCTCCACAACTAGACTTCAACAATTCCTTGACTTGAGAGCATCTGCCATCGGGAATGCAACCTTTAGCCTAATCCAGCCGGGCTTTCCTGATATACCCACAGTAGCCGGTTTAAATTATGGTTAGAAAGGCACCAGCTGAAAGGTACCCCTGtacagatctatggtgtggcctcatttgaaatactgtgtacagttctggtcaccaaatctcaaaaaggacactgcagagctggaaaaaatagaGAGGAGGCCAAGTGAGATgatgagggggttggagcaccttccctaggaagaaaggctgaagagtctgggttTTAAAAGAGAtgacttgggagggggggaacatgatagggatttataaaattatgtgtggggtggagagagtggacaAGGAAAACTTCGTctccctcttccaaaacactagaacttgaagacatccaatgaagcttatgggcagtaggttcaggacggacaaaaggaaattctttcctcagagagtgattaaaatgtggaattcactgccagaggatgcagtgatgaccacaggaataaactgTTTCAAAAAAGGGATCAGATAGACTTATGGAGGAGAGTGACTATtagccgtggtgactgaggggaatctccacattcagagccaCTATgcctctgaaccccagagccaggaggcaaggtAGCCTAATGACTGGAATCCACagaaggcagctttatgcatACAAGAAGGCCTGAGCCAACAACGTTAAAAACTAAGAGGGTTCATTTATTTGAGCAAAGAAAGCAAAGCCAAACAATCCATTTATACAGAACCACGTGGAAGGGAGCTGACACCCACTTTCCTCATTGTAcagaaaaacttctaaatcaggggtggccaaactgtggcttgggagccacatgtggctctttcacacatattgtgtcgctctcaaagccccatcagccagcttggagaaggcatttgtctctttaaattacttattGAAGCCGCCAGCTGTCAGCTTGGAGgctgcatttaaagtcaaagttgctttctttccacctctctctcacctccccatcttcctttcagctctcaaacatctgactttcatgtcttatggttctcaaacatctgatgtctattctatgcggttcttaaattaagcaagtttggccacccctgttctaaatcttTCACTGTGTTCTGAAAGCATGCTCCCAGTGGTTTTGCCACAGTGGACATTTTAGGCAGCAGACATAAACATTAAAAGCAATGGAAAGGAagaaaggtaggaaggaaggaagaaaggtgggaaggaaggaaggtggaaagaaagagagagagagagagagagagagagagagagagagagagagagagagagagagagagagagaaagaaagaaagaaagaaagaaagaaagaaagaaagaaagaaagaaagaaagaaagaaagaaagaaagaaagaaagaaagaaagatcaagGGAGTGGAGCATTTGAAAAAAACACATACACGAGGAGGTCACTCTAGCACAGATCCTAGAAGATACCCTGGAAAACTCACAAAGCAGGGCATGCATGCCCTAGCCACTGCCACTCCAAGGTATACTGCCCTTGAACATGGAAGCTCTATTTGAGTTTAAGCTTGGAAGAGGTCTGAGCCACTGCGAGATGAGGGTCCGTCGTGGCTAGCAACCCTCCGGTCTCCCCCAAAGCAAGAAGGGCAGGGCTTGCTGGAGAAACCATCTCCCTCCAGGGGGCTCAGGGCTGCAAGCAACAAACCCCGCCACCCCGCGGATCCTCCCCCACCTGCCGCTTATTCATCCGCCGAACATCGTCCAAGAAGTCCAGA
Protein-coding sequences here:
- the SEC11A gene encoding signal peptidase complex catalytic subunit SEC11A isoform X1 — protein: MLSLDFLDDVRRMNKRQLYYQVLNFGMIVSSALMIWKGLMVVTGSESPIVVVLSGSMEPAFHRGDLLFLTNRIEEPIRVGEIVVFRIEGREIPIVHRVLKIHEKQNGEIKFLTKGDNNAVDDRGLYKQGQHWLEKKDVVGRARGFVPYIGIVTILMNDYPKFKYTVLFLLGLFVLVHRE